A genomic window from Salvia miltiorrhiza cultivar Shanhuang (shh) chromosome 5, IMPLAD_Smil_shh, whole genome shotgun sequence includes:
- the LOC130985775 gene encoding mediator of RNA polymerase II transcription subunit 21: MDIISQLQEQVNTVASLAFNTFGTLQRDAPPVQLSPNYPEPPANPPVEDAANLAEQPKLLSSELVKAAKQFDALVAALPLAEGGEEAQLQRIVELQAENDVIGQELQKQLEAAEKELRQVQELFGQAADNCLNLKKPD; encoded by the exons ATGGATATAATATCTCAATTGCAAGAGCAGGTTAACACAGTAGCATCTCTTGCCTTCAACACATTTGGGACGCTTCAAAGGGACGCGCCGCCGGTTCAGCTGTCGCCCAACTACCCGGAGCCTCCTGCTAATCCCCCTGTCGAAGACGCCGCTAATCTCGCCGAACAGCCAAAACTTCTTAGCTCTGAATTGGTCAAAGCAGCCAAGCAG TTTGATGCTTTGGTTGCTGCACTTCCATTAGCTGAGGGCGGTGAAGAAGCTCAGCTACAAAGAATCGTAGAACTCCAG GCTGAAAATGATGTCATCGGGCAGGAACTTCAAAAACAACTGGAAGCTGCTG AAAAGGAGCTCAGGCAAGTCCAGGAGTTGTTTGGCCAAGCAGCGGATAACTGCTTGAACTTAAAGAAGCCTGACTGA